A stretch of the Neodiprion lecontei isolate iyNeoLeco1 chromosome 4, iyNeoLeco1.1, whole genome shotgun sequence genome encodes the following:
- the LOC107222264 gene encoding MYG1 protein C27H6.8 isoform X1 translates to MLSRVVHSLSRRYSFSKITSKVWLYQRSIAPFSTMPGSEVTIGTHDGCFHCDEALACYMLKLLPRYKNASVIRTRDQKVLDSCDIVVDVGGVYDPSTHRYDHHMKEFKETLSTVIKKSGYKSNIKLSSAGLIYCHFGDEIIKILVPEVTDDYDRASIFKKVYETFMQEIDAIDNGVPMFDGEPSYYISTNLSKRVARLNPTWNGPKLDPDEQFEKAVALTGEEFTYFIQHAARVWWPARSIVGDAVLGRFEVHPSGEIIELSTSLPWKEHLYELEEELGVKEPIKYAIFHDNNYRVQGVPVKAASFICRMFLPEAWAGLRDEELSAVSGIPDSIFVHSVRFIGGHKTRAGALAMAAKALEIGKSIESGHAETNSK, encoded by the exons ATGCTGTCACGCGTCGTCCATTCGCTCTCGCGCCGATATTCTTTCTCAAAAATCACAAGTAAAGTTTG GTTATACCAACGTTCCATAGCGCCATTCTCTACTATGCCAGGGTCTGAAGTGACTATTGGAACACACGATGGGTGCTTCCACTGTGACGAAGCGCTTGCATGTTACATGCTCAAGTTGCTACCCCGATACAAAAATGCGTCTGTTATTAG GACCCGTGATCAGAAAGTTCTGGACAGTTGTGATATTGTGGTTGACGTAGGAGGGGTGTATGATCCATCTACGCATCGCTATGATCATCATATGAA ggAATTCAAAGAAACTCTCAgtacagttataaaaaaatctggaTACAAGAGTAATATTAAACTGAGTAGTGCCGGCTTAATCTATTGTCACTTTGGTGATGAAATTATTAAGATACTAGTACCTGAAGTAACAGATGACTATGACCGGGCtagtatttttaaaaaagtgtaTGAAACATTCATGCAAGAAATAGATGCCATTGATAATGGAGTGCCAATGTTTGATGGAGAACCTTC GTACTATATCAGTACAAATTTGAGTAAGCGAGTGGCACGGTTGAATCCAACTTGGAATGGTCCTAAACTGGATCCTGATGAACAGTTTGAGAAAGCTGTCGCGCTTACGGGCGAAGAATTCACCTATTTTATTCAACATGCAGCTAGAGTTTGGTGGCCTGCTAGATCAATTGTGGGAGATGCCGTTCTCGGGAGATTTGAG GTCCATCCAAGTGgagaaattattgaattatctACTTCTCTGCCTTGGAAGGAACATTTATACGAATTGGAAGAGGAACTAGGTGTAAAAGAGCCAATAAAATACGCTATTTTCCATGACAACAATTATAGAGTACAAGGTGTACCTGTAAAAGCTGCAAGCTTCATTTGCAG AATGTTCTTACCAGAGGCATGGGCAGGCTTGAGGGACGAAGAATTATCTGCTGTATCTGGCATTCCTGACAGTATATTTGTACACAGTGTTCGATTTATTGGTGGCCATAAAACTAGAGCAGGTGCATTAGCAATGGCTGCTAAGGCTCTCGAAATAGGAAAATCGATCGAAAGCGGTCACGCAGAAACGAATTCGAAATGA
- the LOC107222264 gene encoding MYG1 exonuclease isoform X2, with amino-acid sequence MPGSEVTIGTHDGCFHCDEALACYMLKLLPRYKNASVIRTRDQKVLDSCDIVVDVGGVYDPSTHRYDHHMKEFKETLSTVIKKSGYKSNIKLSSAGLIYCHFGDEIIKILVPEVTDDYDRASIFKKVYETFMQEIDAIDNGVPMFDGEPSYYISTNLSKRVARLNPTWNGPKLDPDEQFEKAVALTGEEFTYFIQHAARVWWPARSIVGDAVLGRFEVHPSGEIIELSTSLPWKEHLYELEEELGVKEPIKYAIFHDNNYRVQGVPVKAASFICRMFLPEAWAGLRDEELSAVSGIPDSIFVHSVRFIGGHKTRAGALAMAAKALEIGKSIESGHAETNSK; translated from the exons ATGCCAGGGTCTGAAGTGACTATTGGAACACACGATGGGTGCTTCCACTGTGACGAAGCGCTTGCATGTTACATGCTCAAGTTGCTACCCCGATACAAAAATGCGTCTGTTATTAG GACCCGTGATCAGAAAGTTCTGGACAGTTGTGATATTGTGGTTGACGTAGGAGGGGTGTATGATCCATCTACGCATCGCTATGATCATCATATGAA ggAATTCAAAGAAACTCTCAgtacagttataaaaaaatctggaTACAAGAGTAATATTAAACTGAGTAGTGCCGGCTTAATCTATTGTCACTTTGGTGATGAAATTATTAAGATACTAGTACCTGAAGTAACAGATGACTATGACCGGGCtagtatttttaaaaaagtgtaTGAAACATTCATGCAAGAAATAGATGCCATTGATAATGGAGTGCCAATGTTTGATGGAGAACCTTC GTACTATATCAGTACAAATTTGAGTAAGCGAGTGGCACGGTTGAATCCAACTTGGAATGGTCCTAAACTGGATCCTGATGAACAGTTTGAGAAAGCTGTCGCGCTTACGGGCGAAGAATTCACCTATTTTATTCAACATGCAGCTAGAGTTTGGTGGCCTGCTAGATCAATTGTGGGAGATGCCGTTCTCGGGAGATTTGAG GTCCATCCAAGTGgagaaattattgaattatctACTTCTCTGCCTTGGAAGGAACATTTATACGAATTGGAAGAGGAACTAGGTGTAAAAGAGCCAATAAAATACGCTATTTTCCATGACAACAATTATAGAGTACAAGGTGTACCTGTAAAAGCTGCAAGCTTCATTTGCAG AATGTTCTTACCAGAGGCATGGGCAGGCTTGAGGGACGAAGAATTATCTGCTGTATCTGGCATTCCTGACAGTATATTTGTACACAGTGTTCGATTTATTGGTGGCCATAAAACTAGAGCAGGTGCATTAGCAATGGCTGCTAAGGCTCTCGAAATAGGAAAATCGATCGAAAGCGGTCACGCAGAAACGAATTCGAAATGA
- the LOC107222270 gene encoding pupal cuticle protein codes for MKVFIVLSALAALAAASPSAIVPYGYHAGAPLGHDGRVVDTPEVAHAKAAHLAAHAHEAAKTSGYGHGVHGWAAPVAHAWGAPAYGNAYGYAAAPLAGAWAAPAHVYGGHYAHGAPLGHDGRVVDTPEVAHAKAAHLAAHAHEAAKTASHGYGVHGWAAPAGLAYAAPVAYGHGYGHGYGHGHAAPIGHDGRVVDTPEVAHAKAAHFAAHAEAKAHSHAHYW; via the exons ATGAAGGTCTTC ATCGTCTTGTCCGCCCTCGCCGCCCTGGCCGCCGCCTCTCCATCGGCGATCGTGCCCTACGGCTACCACGCCGGAGCCCCCCTGGGTCACGACGGTCGCGTAGTCGACACCCCTGAGGTGGCTCACGCCAAGGCTGCCCACCTCGCCGCCCACGCCCACGAAGCCGCCAAGACCTCCGGATACGGACACGGAGTCCACGGATGGGCCGCCCCTGTCGCTCACGCCTGGGGTGCCCCGGCCTACGGAAATGCTTACGGATACGCTGCCGCTCCCCTCGCCGGTGCCTGGGCTGCCCCAGCCCACGTCTACGGAGGCCACTACGCCCACGGTGCTCCCCTCGGCCACGACGGACGCGTCGTCGACACCCCTGAGGTAGCTCACGCCAAGGCCGCTCACCTCGCCGCTCACGCTCACGAAGCCGCCAAGACCGCCAGCCACGGATACGGAGTCCACGGGTGGGCTGCCCCTGCTGGTCTCGCCTACGCCGCCCCCGTTGCCTACGGACACGGGTACGGACACGGGTACGGACACGGACACGCCGCCCCCATCGGACATGACGGCCGCGTCGTCGACACCCCCGAGGTCGCCCACGCCAAGGCAGCGCATTTCGCCGCTCACGCCGAGGCCAAAGCCCATTCTCACGCTCATTACTGGTAA
- the LOC124292598 gene encoding pupal cuticle protein-like, translating into MKLLIALAAVAAVVAARPGYSSYDSAISYDGHGAGYAGYHGPAAPLAHDGRVVETPEVAHAKAAHLAAHAEAAAKASWGAPADEEYGYGHSGHVVGYAAPAAYGEHSAHAGHGYHGPPAPLDHKGRVIDTPDVAHLKAAHLAAHAEALANAHHSGGYEGEGYYGDSAEHGFAHGAGHAYHGPPAPLAHDGRVVDTPEVAHAKAAHLAAHAAASDAYGHGYYHGYAPAPAAYNKW; encoded by the exons ATGAAGTTGCTC ATTGCTCTCGCCGCCGTCGCAGCCGTGGTCGCAGCCAGACCCGGTTACTCGAGCTACGATTCGGCCATCAGCTACGACGGACACGGCGCAGGGTACGCCGGCTATCACGGCCCTGCCGCGCCCCTCGCTCACGACGGACGCGTCGTCGAGACACCCGAGGTCGCTCACGCGAAGGCTGCTCACCTCGCCGCTCACGCTGAAGCCGCCGCCAAGGCGTCCTGGGGCGCGCCGGCCGATGAGGAATACGGCTACGGTCACTCCGGTCACGTGGTCGGCTACGCCGCCCCCGCCGCTTACGGTGAGCACTCGGCTCACGCCGGGCACGGATACCACGGCCCTCCCGCCCCCCTCGACCACAAGGGGCGCGTCATCGACACCCCCGACGTCGCTCACTTGAAGGCCGCTCACCTGGCCGCTCACGCCGAGGCTCTGGCCAACGCTCACCACAGCGGAGGCTACGAGGGCGAAGGCTACTACGGCGACTCCGCCGAACACGGCTTCGCGCACGGCGCGGGTCACGCGTATCACGGACCTCCCGCCCCCCTCGCTCACGACGGCAGAGTCGTCGACACCCCCGAAGTCGCTCACGCCAAGGCCGCTCACCTCGCCGCTCACGCCGCCGCCAGCGACGCGTACGGACACGGTTACTACCACGGATACGCCCCGGCACCCGCTGCCTACAACAAGTGGTAA
- the LOC124293805 gene encoding histidine-rich protein PFHRP-II-like, producing MKFFIVLSAVAALALGHPGYHSSLASGGHYLSGPAVHGYHGPAAPLAHDGRVIDTPEVAHAKAAHFAAHADAAAHAHYAAPHGDYEQGPSSYGAHEYAAPLASYHGPPAPLGHDGRVVDTPEVAHAKAAHLVTLAEEAAKAVHAPHSGYYGAPHHQW from the exons ATGAAGTTCTTC ATCGTCCTGTCCGCCGTCGCAGCGCTCGCCCTGGGCCACCCGGGTTACCATTCTTCGTTGGCTTCTGGTGGTCACTATCTTTCCGGCCCGGCGGTTCACGGCTATCACGGACCAGCTGCGCCCCTGGCTCACGATGGTCGAGTGATCGACACCCCCGAAGTGGCCCACGCAAAGGCTGCCCACTTTGCTGCCCACGCTGACGCCGCTGCTCATGCCCATTACGCCGCTCCTCACGGTGATTACGAACAGGGTCCTTCCAGCTACGGTGCTCACGAGTACGCCGCTCCCCTGGCCTCTTATCACGGACCGCCTGCCCCCCTTGGTCACGACGGACGCGTGGTCGACACTCCTGAAGTGGCTCACGCCAAAGCTGCTCACCTCGTCACCCTCGCCGAGGAGGCAGCCAAGGCTGTCCACGCACCGCATTCCGGCTACTATGGCGCACCCCATCACCAGTGGTAG